ATAAAATTATGGAAATTCTGAAAGGAAAAGGATTTAATGTAAAACGTGTTGGCGGCTAAAACATGGAAAAAACGCCCCTTCATATTACCAATGGTAGTGTTTTAACTAATTATTTGAAAGAATTAGAAGTTAAAGGCGAAATCTTAACATGGCAAGAAATGCTGTGCGAAGGGCCAACCATTGAGCATATTGACTCCCCTGAATTTTTAAAAGTTAGAAATGCATTTCTAAGTGATTTTTACGATGTAGAGGTCAATACCAAAGAGGTAAAACAAGAGTTGGAAAAACTTAACGATTCTGAAAACTACTCTGAAATTGTGCTTTGGTTTGAATACGACCTGTTTTGCCACATCAACATGGTTGCCGTTATCAGTCTTATTCAACAAAAAAAGATAGATTTACCGGTGTATTTGGTCTGTAGCGGACGCATTGAAGGCATTAAAGGACTCAAAGGGCTTGCAGAGTTATCTTCAAAAGAATTAAAAGCCCACTATAAATCTAAAAAGTTACTCAACGAAGACGACATAGAAATGGCCACAACCATTTGGGGTGTTTATTGTGGCCTAGACCATAATTTATTAAAGCCTTTTATTGTAAAATCTTCTTCATTTGATTATTTGAGTAATTGCTTAAAAGCACACCTCAAGCGTTTTCCTGATTCTATAGATGGTCTCAACACCCTTGAAAGAAACATACTGGAAATCATTAATAAATACAGTATTACTTCAAAACACCATTTATTAGGATATGCCTTAAATTATCAAGGCTATTATGGTTATGGAGACCTCCAATTGTCTCGTATTATTGACCAACTCGATGTGTTTTACGTTATTAGTGACAATGGTTTGGAATTAAACCGAAAAGGCCATGAAGCGCTACTGAAACAACAAAATTTTTCCCTTGAAATTGATAATAACATGGTTTTTGGTGGTGTAAAAAAAATAGATTTTTTATTCAGTAAAAAGAAAAATAAACTCATAAAATCTGTGTTTAATGCCAATTAAAGAATCCGAACTTATTTTAAACCCCCATGGTAGCATCTATCATTTAAATTTAAGACCCGAGCATGTTGCACAAACCATTATTTTAGTTGGAGACCAAGATCGAGTTAAAAGAGTGAGCTCTCATTTTGATGCCATTGAATTTAAAACCCAAAAACGGGAGTTTAAAACTCATACCGGGACATACAAAGGAAAACGGATTTCAGTAATATCGACAGGTATTGGTCCTGATAATATAGATATCGTTTTAAACGAATTGGATGCTCTTGTTAACATTGATTTTATAAGTAGAAAGGTAAAAAAGCAACTTACCAGCTTAAATATTATCAGAATTGGAACTTCTGGTTCTTTGCAAAAAAATATTCCTGTTGATTCCTTTTTGGCAAGTCAATTTGCCCTAGATTTAAATGGTTTGTTGCACGCCTATCAAATCCATTCTATTTCGAACCCAGATATAGAACAAGCTTTTATCAAGCATACCAATTGGAGCAAAGCTAAGTCACAGCCTATTGTAGTGGATTGTAGTAAAAAACTATTCAATAAGTTTAAAAATAGAGAAATACATAACGGGCTAACTGCAACGGCAGGAGGTTTTTATGGACCACAGGGGCGTGTACTTCGGTTAGAAATTCAAGATGCCGATTTAAATTCTAATATAGATAGTTTTCATTATAACAACATAAAAGTCACTAACTTAGAGATGGAGACTTCTGCCATTTATGGTTTGGCAAAACTTTTGGGCCACGAGGCCATTTCTTTGAACGCCATTATAGCTAACCGACCTAACGGAACTTTTAGCAAAACCCCCAAACAAACGGTGGATGACTTGATAACATTTACCCTTAAAAAATTAGTAGAATAAAATTATAAATTGATGAATACAGTTAAGATTGGTGGTGTACCAGAGCATTTTAACCTGCCTTGGTATTTAACTATAAAAGACGGCGAATACAAGAATAAAGGTATCAACTTACGCTGGCAGGATTATCTAGGCGGCACAGGTGCTATGTGCAAAGCCCTTAGGGATGGCGATATTGATATTGCTGTAATTTTAACCGAAGGCATCACCAAAGATATCATTGCTGGTAACCCCAGTAAAATTGTACAAACTTTTGTTCAAACACCTTTGGTATGGGGCGTTCATGTGGCACAGCATTCACCCTATAAAACTATTGAAGATTTAAAAGGCACTAAGGCAGCTATTAGTCGCTTTGGGTCTGGTTCGCATTTAATGGCCTACATAAATGCAAAAGACAATAATTGGAATCTTGATAAAGATTTAGATTTTGAAGTGATTAACAACTTGGAAGGCGCTGTGGAAGGGTTAACAAATGGCGAAGCCGATTATTTTCTTTGGGAAAAATTTATGACCAAACCTATCGTCGATAAAGGAATATTTAGACGCATTGGCGATTGCCCCTCCCCTTGGCCTTGTTTTGTCATCGCTGCACGCGTAGATTTTATTAAATCCAATACCGAAGATTTAAAAATAATATTAGACACTATAAACAACACTACTGCCGATTTTAAAACCATTCCGAGCATAGACAAAACTATTGCAAACAGGTACGAACAAAAGTTAGAAGATGTTCAAGAATGGCTAAAACTTACCGAATGGTCTCAAGAAGTTATTGATAAAGCAACAATTGAAAGAGTACAAAATGAGCTTTTCACCCTTAATATTATTCCTAAAACGGTAAGCTACAAAAAGATAGTTTCTAATTTATACAGCTAAATATCAATGTTTTAACTTCATAAGCTGGATTGAAATGCTTAACTTTGTAATAATAAGGTAATTGTTATTACAATGAATGATATTATCCTCTCTAATTTTCATCCCATATTAGTTGGAAAATTGATTGATCAAAACCTGATCAATCAATACACAAAATTCTTATATCATTTTTTTCAAAACTTCAAATTACAAAAAGAGAAGCATTTAGAGTTAGACAAAAAAGAAATTAACTTTAGTGCGGTTTCAGATCATGTAAATAAATATGCCATTCCTTCAAAAAGCATAGAAAAGCGTCAGGTTTTACTATTTGATGAAATAGAGCCCTTTATAGTAAATGAGATGGCAAATACAACACCATCAAATTATATTTTTCCAAAAGGATTTGAGTTTCTTCCAGATAGTCATTACGGACCTAAAATAGAGATGCGAATGGATTGGTTCAAAAAAAAATTAGGGTATGTATTCGACAAATTCTACGAACATACCCCAAACAAACCAGAACATCTAATTCATGTGACTTGTTCTGGTTATTCTTCTCCTAGTTTAGCTCAGGAAGCCGTAATAAATAGAAATTGGAATGATGTAAAAGTTACTCATTCCTACCACATGGGCTGCTATGGGGCTTTCCCAGCTATTAGAACAGGGTCAGGTTTACTGTCATTAAGCAAGATTAAAGGTCGTGTAGATATTGTACATACAGAATTACTTTCTGTCCATTTAAACCTAACAGAATTCTCAGC
This genomic stretch from Flavobacteriaceae bacterium GSB9 harbors:
- a CDS encoding substrate-binding domain-containing protein, yielding MNTVKIGGVPEHFNLPWYLTIKDGEYKNKGINLRWQDYLGGTGAMCKALRDGDIDIAVILTEGITKDIIAGNPSKIVQTFVQTPLVWGVHVAQHSPYKTIEDLKGTKAAISRFGSGSHLMAYINAKDNNWNLDKDLDFEVINNLEGAVEGLTNGEADYFLWEKFMTKPIVDKGIFRRIGDCPSPWPCFVIAARVDFIKSNTEDLKIILDTINNTTADFKTIPSIDKTIANRYEQKLEDVQEWLKLTEWSQEVIDKATIERVQNELFTLNIIPKTVSYKKIVSNLYS
- a CDS encoding DUF1835 domain-containing protein; the protein is MEKTPLHITNGSVLTNYLKELEVKGEILTWQEMLCEGPTIEHIDSPEFLKVRNAFLSDFYDVEVNTKEVKQELEKLNDSENYSEIVLWFEYDLFCHINMVAVISLIQQKKIDLPVYLVCSGRIEGIKGLKGLAELSSKELKAHYKSKKLLNEDDIEMATTIWGVYCGLDHNLLKPFIVKSSSFDYLSNCLKAHLKRFPDSIDGLNTLERNILEIINKYSITSKHHLLGYALNYQGYYGYGDLQLSRIIDQLDVFYVISDNGLELNRKGHEALLKQQNFSLEIDNNMVFGGVKKIDFLFSKKKNKLIKSVFNAN
- a CDS encoding nucleoside phosphorylase, coding for MPIKESELILNPHGSIYHLNLRPEHVAQTIILVGDQDRVKRVSSHFDAIEFKTQKREFKTHTGTYKGKRISVISTGIGPDNIDIVLNELDALVNIDFISRKVKKQLTSLNIIRIGTSGSLQKNIPVDSFLASQFALDLNGLLHAYQIHSISNPDIEQAFIKHTNWSKAKSQPIVVDCSKKLFNKFKNREIHNGLTATAGGFYGPQGRVLRLEIQDADLNSNIDSFHYNNIKVTNLEMETSAIYGLAKLLGHEAISLNAIIANRPNGTFSKTPKQTVDDLITFTLKKLVE